The genomic segment ttgaaatttgtcaaaaaaaacaatatatatatatatatatatattgtggaACATAAATCGTAACGCCTAATTCGGGGTGTTACAATTTGCGTAATCGATTAAAGTACGTCAGTATTTAAAAATCCTATACATAACTGTCTTGCGCGCTATTTCAATAGAATTCTAtgatttttcaatttcataacCAACTTGTTGATTAAGTATTGATTGCAGGAGCCTCTAAGAACATATTGGAGAATCATGATTACAATTTGGGTTAAATCATCAAGATTCTTGCAAGAAAGCTGAGTAGAAAGATTTCTGATCATATCTGCACTGCTAGTGTATTCCTTGAATATCAGTTTCTATATTTGCAATCAAGAGGATTGTGATCCTGTGCAGGTTAGCCAGAAAGAAAGAACCATGGTGCTCTTCATTTAGAGTTGGGATTGCTCTCAAGGTGTTTAGGGAGTTAGGATTTCTCTCAAGGTGTTTAGGGAGTTAGGATTGCTCTTTGTTTTGTTAAGATTGTGAGGTGTTCACATCTTGGGTAAGAGTGTATTGAAAGgggatatatttatattcttgcTTGTATACTCTATCATTATAGTGGAATCCCTTCAACTAAGTTTGTTGAAGGAAGATTGGATGCAGGCTTAGCCGAACTGGTATAAATCActgtgttgatctttctctcctttctcttttattgttgattcataCACTTGTGTCAATGATTTCAAGAAAACTCAAAGATTTTACAAAGCTTTTtgaaagaataatttttaaagcAAAATCTAATTCACCCCGCTCCTTCTTGGTTGAGATATAAGACTTCACTtttctgacaattggtatcaaagaaagaaatttgtaAATTACTCGAATTTTAATCAGTTAGATTTTAAGTATAATCGAATAAAAAAGTTCCTAATGGCCAGTATATCTCATACTAAGAGCAAAGGTGTAATTGATGATGAGAATAATGGTTTCTTGAATTCAATAGGCAAAGATGTATGGTATTTTATGATTAACAGTTCTCATGAGCCTATCAAGACAGAAATATCAGAGAGATCAAATCAAATAGAGAAAATATTCATCAACATCTTGAAACCTGCAAAAAGTTTTAGAGAATgaagaaacaaatttaatgGCAAAAAGGTTCTGAGAGTTCTTGACAAAAACATAGTGGTAATGATAATAGAAttcctaatcctctaacataaactAATCAATCATAGTGAATTACTTAATCATCGATCCTTGAACTTCGGTCACAATCTTTGATCTCTAACCTTTAATGTCATCACTAGCATCTCACACATAAACTCTTGGTCTATCTACTCATTATCAATTTCTCTTAATTTTGAtgttcaaaaattaattttcactCCTTAAAATTATGACAATACTCAAattctttcaataaaataaacttcaatttcaaacatttctgatttatgttatattaaacTGCTAAAAGCTCTCTTTATTAataatagggttaaatatgtttttagtccctaaactattggtcgtttctggttttcgtccctctttcaaaataaggtacaatttggttctcattctctttgaaactttggttttagtcctcgaaaactaacaccgttaaaaatgtgctgacGTGGCTAATGGTAGACTGACACACGACTTTTTTTTCAAGtgtttctcaccttttctcccattctctctcttccttccatcttccactCAGAATATTGTATGGTTTCAGATTGGTTTTCTTTGGACTTCAGTTTTGGAATTTTCATCCTTCTTTTTGGACCTGCTCACACCCTTTGGAATGTAACTTGAATAGATGCAacagaattttattttatagatttataaATGTAATATGGGGTGGAATTAGTTTCTGTAGTGTATGTTCTTTTGGTGTTAGGAGTTTCGTTTTGCCAATTTTTAGCTTGAAGTTTATGcgaattggaaaaaaaatacattttattagaACAACCATTTTAATAGCCAATTACTTTAGTTGAAGCCCTTTTTTATTGCTGAGGAACTTGGTTATTAGGTACAGGTAATATATGAATGGAACTTATGggattgaaattgaatttcttttatcacCTATTCTGAACGCACCAGCTGAAATTTCATGGCTTGACATGGTTGTACTCTTTTGAGTGTAGTTTGTTCAAGCAAGCTAATGTTTTCAGGCTAGAGTTTTGTCTGTAATATGCTTCCCTTGGATTTTACCTTTGCCACTGTAAGCtacattttattatatgattctTGGAGTATTTGAGGTTTGGAGGTTGTAGATATGTTGTGAAGTTGAGCTCAGAGGTGTTATTACCACCATAACTTTTAAGCTTTCATTGCCTACTATCTCTGTGCCCTTTGGTGCTAAACGTGAATTTTATTGTTTCTTCAGGGATCTGCAACTATTCTAACCGAAGCAACTGTTTTCAGGtgattcaaattcaatttctaAAAAGCCAGAGGAGAATGATGACAACAAGAAGCTTTTGCCACCACTTGCGCCTATGCCACCACTGGAAAATGTGGGCGGATACTGTGTAATTAAGGAAAGGATGACACAAGCGCTTTGATACTTCAAAGAGTTGACTGAATTGAATGTTCTGGCTCAAGTTTGGGCACCTGTGCCGAATGGTAATCGGTATGTGCTTACAACTTCAGGTCAACCATTTGTTCTTGATCTATACCTTTTCTTGAAAGCATTATTGTCTGGGTCCCAGAAGAGTCCTCTTCGGTGATGGAAAATGCGAGAGAAAAGCTTGACCGGAAGATTTTACTGTTTTGTGTTTTGGGATTGAAAGAAGAGAcgaaggagagagagaggaagaaaagCTGATAAActctgacaaaaaaaaaaattgtatcagTCTACCGTTAACCACgtcagcacatttttaacggtgttagttttcgatgactaaaaccaaaatttcgaaaagaatgaggaccaaattgtaccttattttgaaagagggacgaaaaccagaaacggccaataatttaagaactaaaaacatatttaacccttaataATATAATCTAGATTTACAAATATTCATCGAATGCATACAATATTagcattaaatatttaacatggataaaaaaatcacaatattTTTGTCCATCATTAGAACATAAATTATGTTCTAAAGAGAATTACGGTAAAAATACTCTAATGCAAAATGTTTAGCAAAATGTATTACATAATGTGCATTATAAAGGCATGACAACTTTTTAACATAGTAATCGCGTTGTCCGAGAAAATTTCCATAGCAGATTTCAAAGAGTATATACATCTCCGGGAACGAGAATGCATGCGGCAAATACTAAAAaggtaaacaaaaaaaaaacagtagcTTAAATGGAACTTCAGTCATCTCTTCAACTTCATCTTTGTACGGGGCAGGAACTAGGCTTTGTCTCACATGCATGCAGAAATGTAACAAAACAATCATCACACAAACGCTTTAAGTAAAGGATGAATAATAACAATCAGAAGAGATGAATGATAGACAATATTGAGTTTTCAATTGATGCTTATTGGAGATAATAATATAATCAGATGAGAATCACCTAGTATATGCTCTAAACAGGATTGGATAATGAATTCTCAACAAAGACAGTGAAAATTTGAACAGTTGCCATCAAAATACTGAGGACTATAAACAGAAGCAATGGAGGCTTGTGTAGTCACTTCCAATAGCTAATGAGGAGTCATTTTCAGGTTTTCCACTAGCCTGATCAACGTATCTCACCGCTTTGTCTGTTGCTTCTGCTACTGCCAAGAGGGGCAGAACTCTGACTTGAGAGTTGCACATCAGATAACGAGATAGAACCACCTTGTGAGAAAATTAGACCGACAGAAGTACCAGAAGAAGGTATTCTGGCTGAAAGGGATTCCTTTTTGGACCCGGACATCAGTTCAGGCCGAGGCTCTGAAGATGTTGTAGAAGGAGCCAGTTGAGACAGCAAAGACCCCACCGGGTATGGAGTAACTGGCACATCAATGAAAGAAGATACCGATGGACTGTAGCTCAAAGATCCCAAAGGATGGTCAAATTTGCATGTGGAGCCAAACTTGCAATGCCCGTTTTGCAAATAAAAAACGCAAGGTTGTACGCCCTGTTTTctagaaaacaaattaattaagaaaaatcccaaaaaaaaatataaaaagcaaATTGTAATGCTGCAATGAAACATGAGAATGTGCTTAAGAACAATTAAATCTTCCACATAAAATTAATGCATTCAAACCACTAACAACTCTAAACACTAGTGTAAATGagatgaaaaacaaatatacgAATGGATGACCCTATAAACACTAATTCTACAAGTGCGTAATTccattgtaaataattttatttgcaCATGCATTTCGGTCACAAATGAAGATTATTTTGCATGAGATCTATGCAAGGCATCCTAAATCCAAAACGAGTAACTTGTTCTATTGTGATGTCCAATAGCTCAGTAAATAGCATGTTTCCTCAATAAGGAAGAAACATAGTTTACCACAACCAAAATTTACTTCCAACGGAACTATAAATCCAAATCCTTTCTGCCATAACCCCCAGGTCAGATCCTTTGTTTCCATCACATATCCCTCCAAACATAATGAAACTTTAATCACGCAACTAAAGATAGAACAGCAACTAACCGTGTCACAATTTGGCATCATGGACATCACTACAGTGGCCATTTCAGTGGAAGCAGGAAAGgcagaatttttatatttttatatttcagacATATGAGCAAGTCACTTTTATGCcatatgaatttaaaaaggaaactAGAGTGAATAGaagcttttaaaatatatgatcaAGAGTACAATCTTAGCTATCCCCATTcttgtaaataagaaattacaTTCCACATCTCGGGCCTAAAAGGCTCGTGCAGACAGCTTTAtacatacatatttatattatgttctGTCAAGGGCCAACTCTAATCGTGCAAAGCAAAAGTTTAATATTGTCTCTTACTCCAGGTCAATTGCTGTCCATGTTGTTCCTAGTGCAACTGAAGCCACACTATGAGTTAATTGCTATGCAGGGATACTTTAATACTACAAGGGCCAAGGTACAAAAAGAGCAGCTTGTCTAGACTAcctacaaattttttatttctaatgaGTAGGAAATAATAGTGATCCCTGAGCAGAATAGATGTGTTATTCATATATTTGTCATGTGTAGATATGTACATTTTATATGGATAACATCATAAATTATAACTGTAACTCTGTAAAGTACCATAccacttaaatttaaataaatctaaGAATGTTAACCAGACAATAAGACAAATAATCAAATCAAGTGAGTAACCATACATACCGGTCGTAAAGGAAGTCCAATTGAGCTAAGAAATGGCCGTGCAACAATATGGTCCCGAGGATGATGATATCGACAAGCTAATCCAAATTTACAGTCCCCCGTTCTCAGAAAGTATTGGCATTCAGGTTCACCAGGTCTTTCAGGAAATAATTGATCCTTAAGTATGTTTCCTGAAGGTCCAGTAGTAGAGGACAGCGGAGTATATGGTCTAGCAAAAGCTGATGTTGGTGATGACAATTGGGTCACTCCGTATAAAGAAGTGGCCCCAACAGCAGGTTGAGCACCAGGAGATAGCACAGGACTTACAGGTGCCTacacaaatttaaatttgtcaGAAGAAAGCAACTtccaaatgaagaaaaattgaCTTTTCACTTTGCACACATGTCCCTCTCACCGAATAAGGACTCCATCCAGGAAATTGCACAACCCCTGGAGAAAGAAGTACAGGACCATAAGCCCCTTGTACATAGGAACCAGACAATACAGGGGGCCTGGCCACTCTCAAGTTTGCCGAAGCTCCTGCATACTGTTCAGGCACAGGAACGGTAGGAGACTGCACCTGTTGATAAAATTGAGGTGCAGATGCTGGCAATGGTGTGCCAGCAGGTTGAGGATGATGGAATTTACAGGTAACACCAAATTTGCACTGCCCCGTTTTTAAATAATAGGAGCACTCTTTCTCACCCTGTTCAAACAAAAGACAGTTAACAATTGCATTGTTTGCTGCGAGCTACAGGTGGGGAGAAGAACAAAAAGAAGAGTCATACCGGTCTTAATGGGTATCCGTAAGTATTTAGTGGAGCTTGACTTAAATATCCACCTCCATTTTTTGGATGGTGGAATTTACAGGATGCTCCAAATTTACAGGTTCCAGTCTTTAAATAATACTGTTCACCGGAATGACCAAGAAGAATAAGTATAACCATTTTAAATTGGAAAGATACGAGTTAAAAATTTGCAGatttaacataaaaatcatttatggaaataaaacaaaaaccaagACCTGACATGGAGGTTCCCCCACCCGTTCAGGGTACTCCCCTGTAGCTCTTACCGCCGCAACAACCTAAGCAGCATTTGACTCAACTGAGTCAATTCATATTCATACACTTTAGCaataagatgaaataaaatactCACTATCTACATAAACATTCTTctaactctctttttttctaacTAAAATAGACTTATGCAACACAACAAGACTATCCTTCAAACCGGATTCCCACTTTCAAGTGGCATTTCACattaagaaagtaaaaattaaatacaactcTCCTCgctaaaaaggaaaagaattaACTAAACAGTAAATGAACATTCCTACACTACATCGACCTTCAGAAATAAGCAATAACACCGACACAGAGCCAAAAAAGGCACGAAAACAATGCCtactacaaaaacaaaaaacacttGCATGAAACTCTAACCTAATGCAGAATCTCAAAGTGATGGAAAGGGTTACCGCAGCACGATCACGAGGGTGATTGTAACGACACCTGCTACCGTATCCGCACACACCGGTTCGCATATAATACACACAATTGGGCACGCCGGGCCGCTCCGGGTAAGATTCGCCACCACCGAGGGTTAAATGCCACATGGATTCTACAGAAAAACCCAAACCCTAATTAGAAGCCACTGAAAACCCCCCAAAACTAACACAGCACAAGTTGGAGATTAATAAAAGCTAACAGacgagaagagaagagagaaagaccTTCGAGAGCAGCGTCGATGCCCGGTGAAGGCCATTCGGGTTGGTTGACCGGGTTGGATCCGTTCCTGACGGGGGCCCGACCGTACAAGTCCATGGAAACGGGTTTGTGTTGGAGTGTCTGAAGTGAAGAAGGAGGTTGGTAGTAGAGAGGCGTTAAAGGATGTGGAAGATCGGAGAGCTGGTGTTGCTGGGTGGTTTGGAAGCGGAGAGACAGAAAAGGGATTTTCACAGCTTCACTGTACAGGGCGTGCGTTGGAGCGTGCGTGTGTGCGTGTGAGTGTGAGAGTGAAAGAGTGTGTGTTTTGTTTTGCTTCTTCTCTCTGACTAGGACTGTACGGTCTCTTGTTGTGATGGGCTTTTCAGCTCCA from the Vigna angularis cultivar LongXiaoDou No.4 chromosome 3, ASM1680809v1, whole genome shotgun sequence genome contains:
- the LOC108325958 gene encoding zinc finger CCCH domain-containing protein 32 isoform X1, with the protein product MDLYGRAPVRNGSNPVNQPEWPSPGIDAALEESMWHLTLGGGESYPERPGVPNCVYYMRTGVCGYGSRCRYNHPRDRAAVVAAVRATGEYPERVGEPPCQYYLKTGTCKFGASCKFHHPKNGGGYLSQAPLNTYGYPLRPGEKECSYYLKTGQCKFGVTCKFHHPQPAGTPLPASAPQFYQQVQSPTVPVPEQYAGASANLRVARPPVLSGSYVQGAYGPVLLSPGVVQFPGWSPYSAPVSPVLSPGAQPAVGATSLYGVTQLSSPTSAFARPYTPLSSTTGPSGNILKDQLFPERPGEPECQYFLRTGDCKFGLACRYHHPRDHIVARPFLSSIGLPLRPGVQPCVFYLQNGHCKFGSTCKFDHPLGSLSYSPSVSSFIDVPVTPYPVGSLLSQLAPSTTSSEPRPELMSGSKKESLSARIPSSGTSVGLIFSQGGSISLSDVQLSSQSSAPLGSSRSNRQSGEIR
- the LOC108325958 gene encoding zinc finger CCCH domain-containing protein 32 isoform X2 yields the protein MDLYGRAPVRNGSNPVNQPEWPSPGIDAALEESMWHLTLGGGESYPERPGVPNCVYYMRTGVCGYGSRCRYNHPRDRAAGEKECSYYLKTGQCKFGVTCKFHHPQPAGTPLPASAPQFYQQVQSPTVPVPEQYAGASANLRVARPPVLSGSYVQGAYGPVLLSPGVVQFPGWSPYSAPVSPVLSPGAQPAVGATSLYGVTQLSSPTSAFARPYTPLSSTTGPSGNILKDQLFPERPGEPECQYFLRTGDCKFGLACRYHHPRDHIVARPFLSSIGLPLRPGVQPCVFYLQNGHCKFGSTCKFDHPLGSLSYSPSVSSFIDVPVTPYPVGSLLSQLAPSTTSSEPRPELMSGSKKESLSARIPSSGTSVGLIFSQGGSISLSDVQLSSQSSAPLGSSRSNRQSGEIR
- the LOC108325958 gene encoding zinc finger CCCH domain-containing protein 32 isoform X3; translated protein: MDLYGRAPVRNGSNPVNQPEWPSPGIDAALEESMWHLTLGGGESYPERPGVPNCVYYMRTGVCGYGSRCRYNHPRDRAAVVAAVRATGEYPERVGEPPCQYYLKTGTCKFGASCKFHHPKNGGGYLSQAPLNTYGYPLRPGEKECSYYLKTGQCKFGVTCKFHHPQPAGTPLPASAPQFYQQVQSPTVPVPEQYAGASANLRVARPPVLSGSYVQGAYGPVLLSPGVVQFPGWSPYSAPVSPVLSPGAQPAVGATSLYGVTQLSSPTSAFARPYTPLSSTTGPSGNILKDQLFPERPGEPECQYFLRTGDCKFGLACRYHHPRDHIVARPFLSSIGLPLRPKTGRTTLRFLFAKRALQVWLHMQI
- the LOC108325958 gene encoding zinc finger CCCH domain-containing protein 32 isoform X4 — its product is MDLYGRAPVRNGSNPVNQPEWPSPGIDAALEESMWHLTLGGGESYPERPGVPNCVYYMRTGVCGYGSRCRYNHPRDRAAVVAAVRATGEYPERVGEPPCQYYLKTGTCKFGASCKFHHPKNGGGYLSQAPLNTYGYPLRPGEKECSYYLKTGQCKFGVTCKFHHPQPAGTPLPASAPQFYQQVQSPTVPVPEQYAGASANLRVARPPVLSGSYVQGAYGPVLLSPGVVQFPGWSPYSAPVSPVLSPGAQPAVGATSLYGVTQLSSPTSAFARPYTPLSSTTGPSGNILKDQLFPERPGEPECQYFLRTGDCKFGLACRYHHPRDHIVARPFLSSIGLPLRPVV